In a genomic window of Bacteroidota bacterium:
- a CDS encoding DUF1566 domain-containing protein codes for MCYSVLKKIIVAGLVMMMFMCAEAQKLLPFKLPETGQNSGFTSTAGEDADFAINPLSFTDNGDGTITDNNTGLIWQKTDGGEMTIENATTYCDNLTLAGYTDWRLPTGIELFSINDYSHINPALDTLYFKKTLAEYWWTSERQADDVNKVWVVNAGGGIGAHPKTETVSAGGTKKMHVRAVRNPITTTFSVAHFVDNGNGTITDNYTGLVWQKIQAANTMTWEDALTYANNSTLAGKSDWRLPNIKELQSLNDIAKFHPSFDTNYFVSLNSGDYWSSTTLFQTASKAWDINIDYGIVTQHDKTLSEHVLLVRGGFRNSDLNISEVLIPAAVFEMGDHHGFTDSVHPTDEIPLHNVSIDSFYVATTTVTNQQFLVFLNYELLAGTIQVRGDSAVYAVGGSDIYCYLNNYRSFYSIRYHDNIFSLADFRAYHPMVGVRWWGAAAFCNWLSSMNSLQSCFDFQTRTCNFAGNGYRLLTEAEWEYAGRGGQTNPYYKYPWGDDIDNTKANWPNSLDPYEIANPSQFPQTTPVGFYNGTLRQKSDFNWPGTSASYQTGNGANAFGLYDMAGNVWQFIYDWYQNNYYGVSPYDNPKGPDSAAASTMPDGKKYRGMKGGNWYNGDIINGVDDGHSRVSNRDPSYFRGPQDPKHPWYHVGFRVARNFSEVTGVGENSPEGLQLEQNFPNPFSTSTTIRFTLSEPENVSLKIFNSCGQLMATLVNETMNNGSHSVQWNAHEIPGGIYSYMLQIGSRCYTKKMVLIK; via the coding sequence ATGTGTTACTCAGTATTAAAAAAAATTATCGTCGCAGGGCTGGTCATGATGATGTTTATGTGTGCTGAAGCCCAAAAACTTTTGCCGTTCAAACTGCCGGAAACCGGTCAGAATAGCGGCTTCACATCAACCGCCGGAGAGGACGCCGACTTTGCGATTAATCCGCTTTCATTTACGGATAATGGAGACGGAACCATTACTGACAACAACACCGGTCTCATCTGGCAAAAAACAGATGGCGGTGAGATGACGATTGAGAATGCAACTACGTATTGCGATAATCTCACCCTTGCCGGTTATACCGACTGGCGCCTTCCAACCGGCATTGAGCTGTTCAGCATCAATGATTATAGTCATATAAACCCGGCCCTTGATACATTGTATTTTAAGAAAACACTTGCCGAATACTGGTGGACAAGCGAACGACAGGCTGATGATGTCAATAAAGTGTGGGTAGTGAATGCCGGTGGCGGCATTGGTGCACATCCGAAAACTGAAACTGTGAGCGCAGGCGGAACAAAGAAAATGCATGTAAGAGCTGTCAGAAATCCTATTACAACCACGTTTTCTGTTGCCCATTTTGTTGATAACGGCAATGGTACGATTACCGATAACTATACCGGATTGGTATGGCAGAAGATACAGGCAGCGAATACCATGACCTGGGAAGATGCGTTGACCTATGCCAACAATTCTACGCTGGCAGGCAAATCAGATTGGCGCCTGCCGAATATCAAAGAGCTTCAATCGCTCAATGACATTGCAAAGTTCCATCCTTCTTTTGATACAAATTATTTTGTCAGTCTTAATTCGGGTGATTACTGGTCGTCCACAACCTTATTTCAAACCGCATCGAAAGCGTGGGATATTAACATTGATTATGGCATCGTTACCCAACATGATAAAACCTTAAGTGAGCACGTGCTGCTCGTCAGGGGCGGTTTTCGAAACAGCGACCTGAACATCTCCGAAGTGCTTATCCCTGCTGCCGTTTTCGAAATGGGGGACCATCATGGTTTTACCGACTCTGTGCATCCAACGGATGAAATTCCTTTACATAATGTGAGTATTGATTCTTTTTACGTGGCGACTACTACAGTTACCAACCAGCAGTTTCTTGTTTTTCTGAATTATGAATTGCTTGCAGGAACCATTCAGGTGCGCGGCGACAGTGCTGTTTATGCCGTGGGAGGATCCGATATTTATTGCTATCTGAATAATTACAGGTCATTTTACAGCATCAGATATCATGATAATATATTCTCGCTGGCCGATTTCAGGGCATACCATCCGATGGTGGGCGTGCGCTGGTGGGGCGCTGCCGCGTTCTGTAACTGGCTCAGCTCTATGAACAGTCTGCAGAGTTGTTTCGATTTTCAGACACGCACCTGCAATTTTGCCGGTAACGGCTACCGATTGTTGACCGAAGCAGAATGGGAATATGCCGGTCGTGGCGGTCAAACCAACCCGTACTATAAATATCCCTGGGGTGATGATATTGATAACACCAAAGCCAATTGGCCCAATTCACTGGATCCTTATGAAATTGCGAACCCATCGCAGTTCCCGCAAACCACTCCCGTTGGATTTTATAACGGCACACTGCGTCAGAAATCAGATTTCAACTGGCCGGGTACTTCCGCTTCCTACCAGACCGGCAACGGTGCCAATGCATTCGGACTCTATGATATGGCAGGAAATGTATGGCAGTTTATATACGACTGGTATCAGAATAATTATTATGGCGTGAGTCCTTATGATAACCCTAAAGGTCCTGATTCTGCTGCTGCATCAACAATGCCTGATGGTAAGAAATACCGTGGTATGAAAGGTGGCAACTGGTACAACGGCGATATTATCAATGGTGTCGATGACGGGCATTCCAGAGTGTCTAACCGCGATCCGTCCTATTTTAGGGGACCGCAGGATCCTAAACATCCATGGTACCACGTAGGCTTCAGGGTTGCACGAAACTTCAGTGAGGTAACAGGTGTGGGTGAGAATAGCCCTGAAGGATTGCAACTGGAGCAAAACTTCCCCAATCCGTTCAGCACATCAACAACCATACGATTTACATTATCTGAACCTGAAAATGTGAGCCTGAAAATTTTCAATTCATGCGGGCAGCTGATGGCAACGTTAGTGAATGAAACGATGAACAACGGGAGTCACAGTGTTCAATGGAATGCACATGAAATTCCGGGTGGCATATATTCGTATATGCTTCAGATTGGCAGCAGGTGTTATACAAAAAAGATGGTGCTGATAAAATAG
- a CDS encoding T9SS type A sorting domain-containing protein, producing MSLLFYSFSFGQNITHTEMLGRPGRTGISIKAIFDTAVEVRADYGTTSGVYTDSTLWQSVFPDSTGEAVAVVNLTGLLPDTKYFYKLRYRKPGSINIVERPEYTFHTARPQGESFTFTVQADPHLDAQTDTALYRRCLRNQFEDAPDFMIELGDFLMTDKLKDSSNHVPEDTIPYRCKLLRSFYESLCHSVPLYIVLGNHEGEAGWYNNGTSKNMAVWDTKYRKKYFMNPVPDNFYAGDTTHYNYVGQREAYYSWEWGDALFIVLDPYWNTKPKPDSLNCWRWALGKQQYDWLKYTLESSSSTFKFVFIHQLVGGNAEGRGGAEWANFYEWGGQNIDSTDGWAANRPGWYKPIKELLKENHVNIFFHGHDHLFAEQQQNCLIYQEVPQPGLPSFNNIPQAIDYGYLNGVIIPNSGHLRVRVSPDSVTVDYVRALRPSQETGTLHNKDISESYSIGAINCYDTLQNGFAELPDKNELRVNVSPNPFNIQTLVNFSLQKADNVSITLHDFLGREVAVIFDDHCQPGSFSIPLNSNEPELKSGIYYLRITSGNEFQSMKIVCIH from the coding sequence TTGTCTCTTCTTTTTTATTCATTTTCCTTCGGGCAAAATATCACGCATACCGAAATGCTCGGTCGCCCGGGCAGAACAGGCATTTCAATCAAGGCAATATTTGATACGGCTGTTGAAGTCCGTGCTGATTACGGAACCACAAGTGGTGTTTACACGGATTCTACACTTTGGCAATCCGTATTTCCTGATTCTACCGGTGAAGCTGTTGCGGTAGTGAATCTGACGGGGCTGCTTCCCGACACCAAATATTTTTATAAGCTTCGCTATCGGAAACCGGGAAGCATCAATATTGTTGAAAGACCTGAATATACCTTTCACACGGCAAGACCGCAGGGCGAATCGTTTACGTTCACCGTTCAGGCTGATCCGCATCTGGATGCGCAGACCGATACCGCATTGTACCGACGCTGCCTGAGAAATCAATTTGAGGATGCACCTGATTTTATGATTGAACTCGGCGACTTTCTTATGACTGATAAGCTGAAAGACTCAAGCAATCATGTTCCTGAAGATACCATTCCATACCGCTGCAAATTGCTGCGTTCGTTTTACGAATCGCTGTGCCACAGCGTGCCCTTATACATTGTACTCGGCAACCATGAAGGTGAGGCGGGCTGGTACAATAACGGCACCTCAAAGAATATGGCTGTGTGGGATACCAAATACCGTAAGAAGTATTTTATGAATCCCGTGCCCGATAATTTTTACGCAGGCGATACAACACATTACAATTATGTGGGTCAGCGTGAAGCATATTATTCGTGGGAATGGGGCGATGCGCTTTTCATCGTTCTGGATCCTTACTGGAACACAAAGCCCAAGCCCGACAGCCTGAACTGCTGGCGATGGGCCTTAGGAAAACAGCAATACGACTGGTTAAAATACACCCTTGAAAGCTCGTCTTCGACGTTCAAATTTGTATTCATTCATCAACTGGTGGGTGGAAATGCCGAAGGACGCGGTGGTGCCGAGTGGGCGAACTTCTACGAATGGGGAGGGCAGAATATTGACAGCACCGATGGATGGGCAGCCAACAGACCGGGCTGGTATAAGCCAATCAAGGAATTGCTGAAAGAAAACCATGTCAATATTTTCTTTCACGGGCACGACCACCTTTTTGCCGAGCAGCAGCAAAATTGTTTAATTTATCAGGAAGTGCCGCAACCCGGTTTGCCCAGTTTTAATAATATCCCTCAGGCAATTGATTACGGTTATTTGAATGGTGTTATCATTCCCAACTCAGGACATTTACGCGTGCGCGTTTCGCCCGACAGTGTTACCGTAGATTATGTGCGCGCCCTGAGACCTTCGCAGGAAACGGGGACACTTCATAATAAAGATATTTCCGAATCATACAGTATCGGTGCGATTAATTGCTACGATACGCTTCAGAATGGTTTTGCTGAATTGCCTGATAAAAATGAATTACGTGTAAATGTTTCACCGAATCCATTCAATATTCAAACATTGGTAAATTTTTCATTGCAAAAAGCTGACAATGTTTCAATCACTCTTCATGATTTCCTCGGAAGAGAAGTTGCTGTGATTTTTGATGACCACTGTCAACCGGGAAGTTTTTCTATTCCTCTAAATTCTAATGAACCTGAACTTAAATCCGGGATTTATTACTTGCGTATTACAAGCGGTAATGAATTTCAGAGCATGAAAATAGTTTGTATTCACTAA
- a CDS encoding aryl-sulfate sulfotransferase, which yields MNKKISIIPIAMLMIILFGNKNFGQTQTLGVFINDTANTFKGYTLFAPKQNTMTYLIDNEGRKIHEWTHSTFAPGQAVYLLEDGDLLRTCMTQGQLGTGGGEGGRIEEYNWNDSLVWSMDYSTPNYMQHHDIKRLPNGNIIMLVVEKRSMAEILQAGFDTSNFQPDVAQHGYMLPDAVVEIQPTYPTGGTVVWQWHTWDHLIQEFDNSKDNFGDVSAHPERIDCAGDHRKLPAFWNHMNCIDYNPEFNQIVLSVRGNSEAWVIDHSTTTSEAAGHAGGTFGKGGDLLYRWGNPLTYQAGTVSDEKYYEQHDVEWIKPGNPGAGNLLCFNNGVNRNFSSVDEITPPVDAFGNYSIVAGSAYGPANPAWTYQANPPTSLYAHDISGAERLPNGNTIICAGPFGTLYEVTASGTVVWKYISPVDNTGPLHQGDSVPHNPVRPEETMNSIFRVYKYPPTYAAFTGKVLTPGDFIEIYPASVSEYGHSAPSIAAYPNPFTNKISLQNSNSEMTYQMMNPMGQLVWSGALIEQQDFSGLPSGVYFLKVNSGSSVQTLKLIKQ from the coding sequence ATGAATAAAAAAATATCAATCATCCCCATAGCAATGTTGATGATAATCCTTTTCGGAAATAAAAATTTCGGGCAAACCCAGACGCTGGGAGTGTTTATAAATGATACAGCCAATACATTTAAAGGATATACGCTGTTTGCACCCAAACAAAATACGATGACGTACCTCATTGATAATGAAGGACGCAAAATTCATGAATGGACACACAGTACGTTTGCTCCGGGGCAAGCGGTATATCTTCTTGAGGATGGCGACCTGCTGCGTACGTGTATGACACAGGGACAGCTTGGTACAGGAGGTGGCGAAGGCGGCAGAATTGAAGAATATAACTGGAATGACAGTCTTGTATGGTCCATGGATTATTCAACCCCGAATTACATGCAGCACCATGATATCAAACGTCTGCCGAATGGTAATATTATTATGCTCGTTGTTGAGAAAAGATCGATGGCCGAAATCCTGCAGGCCGGGTTTGATACATCAAACTTTCAGCCGGATGTTGCGCAACACGGATATATGCTGCCCGACGCCGTTGTGGAGATTCAGCCTACCTATCCGACCGGAGGCACAGTTGTCTGGCAATGGCACACATGGGACCATCTAATTCAGGAATTTGATAATAGCAAGGATAATTTTGGTGATGTGAGTGCTCATCCTGAAAGGATAGACTGTGCCGGAGATCATCGAAAACTGCCTGCGTTCTGGAATCACATGAACTGCATTGATTACAATCCGGAATTTAACCAGATTGTTCTTAGCGTAAGAGGAAACAGCGAAGCATGGGTAATTGACCACAGTACAACAACAAGTGAGGCTGCGGGTCATGCCGGCGGAACATTCGGAAAGGGTGGCGATCTTCTGTATCGCTGGGGCAATCCCTTAACGTATCAGGCAGGAACCGTGAGTGACGAGAAATACTATGAACAGCACGATGTGGAATGGATAAAGCCGGGTAATCCGGGTGCCGGAAACCTTTTGTGTTTCAATAATGGCGTTAACCGCAATTTTTCAAGTGTTGATGAAATCACCCCGCCGGTCGATGCATTTGGTAACTATTCCATCGTTGCCGGTTCTGCTTATGGTCCCGCAAATCCTGCATGGACGTATCAGGCAAATCCGCCGACATCACTTTATGCGCATGATATTTCCGGTGCCGAGCGTTTGCCGAATGGAAATACTATAATCTGCGCCGGTCCCTTTGGAACATTATATGAGGTGACCGCTTCCGGGACGGTTGTATGGAAATATATCAGCCCTGTGGATAATACAGGCCCTTTGCATCAGGGTGATTCAGTACCCCATAATCCTGTCAGACCTGAAGAAACAATGAATTCTATTTTCAGAGTGTACAAGTATCCGCCAACATATGCCGCATTTACAGGCAAGGTACTTACCCCCGGAGATTTTATTGAAATCTATCCGGCTTCGGTAAGTGAATATGGCCATTCTGCACCTTCCATCGCCGCGTATCCCAATCCTTTCACAAATAAAATATCTTTGCAGAATAGTAACAGTGAAATGACGTATCAAATGATGAATCCGATGGGACAGCTTGTCTGGAGCGGAGCACTTATAGAACAACAGGATTTTTCCGGGCTGCCTTCAGGTGTATATTTCCTCAAGGTGAACAGCGGCAGCTCCGTTCAGACACTCAAATTAATTAAACAATAA
- a CDS encoding aryl-sulfate sulfotransferase, protein MKKLLLIFMIFLCASTIFAQESFLVKTETRYWDASKTYDGYTLFGTRGMSYLIDMEGQVVHTWNIGTNPRFTEAGTLLDAVGGNPSNQNQWKELDWNGNVVWQYTESRSNYHGHHDFAKIFNPKLGDSTFIYIANKDLTSQQCLDAGCDASQTYTNPQMDAIVEVDRQGNVIWEWWFFNHVVQDMYPALPTYGVIANTPGRINLNMRGNPVKSDWNHCNSLDYNQDKDLIVINSVHGEFYVIDHGNTFIPNDSDSSISLAASAAGDFLYRFGDPAKYDKGDPPSVNDNWEKATAGHKQLGGSHDIQWIRPGLPGAGNLLVFDNAQNLFELTAQSYIIEINPYLNSSGTNTGNFVDPPTAGYTVVNSPDNNLMKEKKNVSKQIVWKFSSKNNTSFFSTIGSSAQRLPNGNTLVCSMNDGHFFEVYPADTSVVWEYINPMTRDGIKKIKTDHYPTYNGVFRAYRYISTHPALDGHDLTPGSTMTGSIPDYYVPSDLSSFKEQEGYKKPEDLLDQNYPNPFTDITNIEFNVSDSKQVSVDIIDFSGNQVKSIVDKNYPKGKYTVTWDGTNQSGARVASGTYFYVLKYDNRQQSKQMILIK, encoded by the coding sequence ATGAAAAAGCTATTGTTGATATTCATGATATTTCTTTGCGCGTCCACGATATTCGCACAGGAGAGCTTTTTAGTAAAGACCGAAACAAGATACTGGGATGCCTCTAAAACCTATGATGGCTATACCCTGTTCGGAACGCGGGGAATGTCGTATTTAATTGACATGGAAGGTCAGGTGGTTCACACATGGAATATAGGCACCAATCCGCGCTTCACCGAAGCGGGAACTTTGCTCGATGCGGTGGGTGGAAATCCCAGTAATCAAAATCAATGGAAAGAACTCGATTGGAATGGGAACGTTGTATGGCAATACACAGAATCACGTTCAAACTATCACGGGCATCATGACTTTGCAAAAATCTTTAATCCGAAACTTGGTGACTCAACATTCATTTATATTGCAAACAAAGACCTGACATCACAGCAATGCCTTGATGCCGGTTGCGATGCGTCACAGACATACACCAATCCTCAGATGGATGCAATTGTTGAAGTTGACCGTCAGGGAAATGTAATATGGGAATGGTGGTTCTTCAACCATGTGGTTCAGGATATGTATCCGGCATTACCCACATACGGGGTGATAGCAAATACACCCGGCAGAATAAATCTGAACATGCGCGGAAATCCTGTGAAAAGCGACTGGAATCACTGCAATTCTTTAGATTATAATCAGGACAAGGACTTGATTGTGATTAACTCTGTTCATGGGGAATTTTATGTGATTGACCATGGCAACACCTTTATCCCCAATGATTCCGACAGCAGCATCAGCCTTGCTGCAAGTGCTGCCGGCGATTTTTTATACCGCTTTGGCGACCCTGCAAAATACGACAAAGGCGATCCTCCTTCGGTAAATGACAACTGGGAAAAAGCAACCGCCGGGCACAAGCAGCTTGGTGGTTCGCACGACATACAGTGGATCAGACCGGGCTTGCCGGGTGCAGGAAATTTATTGGTCTTCGATAATGCGCAAAATCTTTTCGAACTGACAGCACAATCATACATTATTGAGATTAATCCTTATCTGAATTCTTCGGGAACAAATACCGGAAATTTTGTAGATCCGCCAACAGCCGGGTACACCGTAGTGAATTCACCCGACAATAACCTGATGAAAGAAAAAAAGAACGTGTCAAAACAGATTGTATGGAAATTTTCAAGTAAGAACAATACCTCATTTTTCAGTACCATAGGCTCAAGTGCACAGCGCCTGCCGAATGGCAATACACTGGTTTGTTCCATGAACGACGGTCATTTTTTTGAGGTGTATCCGGCAGATACTAGCGTAGTCTGGGAATACATCAACCCGATGACCAGAGACGGGATTAAGAAAATCAAGACAGACCATTATCCCACATATAACGGCGTTTTCAGAGCTTACAGGTATATCAGCACACATCCCGCGCTTGACGGACATGACCTCACACCGGGAAGTACAATGACCGGTTCAATTCCTGATTATTATGTACCCTCAGATTTATCTTCCTTTAAAGAACAGGAAGGATATAAGAAACCGGAAGATTTGCTTGACCAGAATTATCCGAATCCGTTCACTGATATCACAAATATTGAATTCAATGTTTCAGACAGTAAGCAGGTAAGCGTTGATATTATTGATTTTTCAGGTAATCAGGTGAAAAGCATCGTTGATAAAAACTATCCTAAAGGAAAATATACCGTTACCTGGGATGGAACTAACCAAAGCGGAGCCCGCGTTGCGAGCGGAACCTACTTCTACGTTCTTAAATATGACAACAGGCAGCAAAGCAAACAAATGATTCTGATCAAATAA